In bacterium, a single window of DNA contains:
- a CDS encoding NADP-dependent isocitrate dehydrogenase, with amino-acid sequence MAKITVKRPLVEMDGDEMARIMWHWIRERLIVPYLDVDLKYYDLSIQRRDETDDRITVDAAHAVREHGVGVKCATITPDETRVREFSLKQMWRSPNGTIRNILDGTIFREPIICRNVPRLVPQWDKPVVVARHGFGDQYRAQDFRFPGPGTLTLVFTPAPDHPAGGAPGHPAGGAGGQAAITREIIKADGPGVALGMFNLDGSIRGFARACFNYGLGRGYPVYLSTKNTILKAYDGRFKDIFQEVYDADFRARFETAGLTYEHRLIDDMVAASLKWTGGYLWACKNYDGDVQSDAIAQGYGSLGLMTSVLTSPDGRAVEAEAAHGTVTRHYRLHQQGKPTSTNPIASIYAWTRGLQYRGKMDGTPAVVDFALALERVCVETVESGKMTKDLAVLIGPDEPFLTTEAFMGEIERALSRRAG; translated from the coding sequence ATGGCGAAGATCACGGTGAAACGTCCGCTCGTCGAGATGGACGGCGACGAGATGGCGCGGATCATGTGGCACTGGATCCGCGAGCGGCTGATCGTGCCGTACCTCGACGTCGACCTCAAGTACTACGATCTCTCGATCCAGCGGCGCGACGAGACCGACGACCGGATCACGGTCGATGCGGCGCACGCCGTGCGCGAGCACGGCGTCGGCGTCAAGTGCGCCACGATCACGCCGGACGAGACGCGGGTCAGGGAGTTCTCGCTCAAGCAGATGTGGCGGAGCCCCAACGGGACCATCCGCAACATTCTCGACGGCACCATCTTCCGCGAGCCGATCATCTGCCGCAACGTCCCGCGCCTGGTCCCCCAGTGGGACAAGCCGGTCGTCGTCGCCCGCCACGGGTTCGGCGACCAGTACCGGGCGCAGGACTTCCGCTTCCCGGGGCCCGGCACGCTCACGCTCGTGTTCACGCCGGCCCCCGACCACCCCGCGGGCGGGGCCCCTGGTCACCCCGCAGGCGGGGCGGGAGGGCAGGCGGCGATTACGCGGGAGATCATCAAAGCCGACGGGCCGGGCGTCGCCCTCGGCATGTTCAATCTCGACGGCTCGATCCGCGGGTTCGCCCGCGCGTGCTTCAACTACGGGCTCGGCCGCGGGTACCCCGTGTATCTGTCGACGAAAAACACGATCCTCAAGGCCTACGACGGGCGCTTCAAGGATATCTTTCAGGAAGTCTACGACGCCGACTTCCGCGCGCGGTTCGAGACCGCCGGCCTCACGTACGAGCATCGCCTGATCGATGACATGGTCGCGGCCAGCCTCAAGTGGACCGGCGGGTATCTGTGGGCGTGCAAGAACTACGACGGCGACGTGCAGTCCGACGCGATCGCGCAGGGCTACGGGTCGCTCGGCCTCATGACGTCGGTCCTCACGTCCCCGGACGGGCGGGCGGTCGAAGCCGAAGCGGCGCACGGCACCGTCACGCGCCACTACCGCCTGCACCAGCAGGGCAAGCCGACGTCGACGAACCCGATCGCCTCGATCTACGCGTGGACCCGCGGCCTGCAGTACCGCGGGAAGATGGACGGCACGCCGGCCGTCGTCGACTTCGCCCTCGCGCTCGAACGGGTCTGCGTCGAGACGGTCGAGAGCGGCAAGATGACGAAGGACCTCGCCGTGCTCATCGGGCCGGACGAGCCGTTCCTGACGACCGAGGCGTTCATGGGGGAGATCGAACGGGCGCTGAGCCGCCGCGCCGGCTAA
- the uppS gene encoding polyprenyl diphosphate synthase yields the protein MLLGLLYRVYESRLLRRLRRGPLPRHVGLILDGNRRYAQEAGLSTRDAYQRGADKVDDVLEWCEALGIPQVTVWVLSIENLERPADEVLPLLGVIEQKIGDLTRHPATARSRRRIRAVGHFEALPASLRGAIAGAERATAGHDGCLLNIAVGYNGRQEIADAVRSLVRTHFRPGMTAEALAGHFTPEEIGRHMYAGGADDPDLIIRTSGETRLSGFLLWQSVYSEYYFCDVYWPAFRHVDFLRALRSYQQRQRRFGR from the coding sequence ATGCTGCTCGGCCTCCTGTACCGCGTCTACGAAAGCCGGCTCCTCAGACGGCTGCGCCGCGGGCCGCTGCCGCGGCACGTGGGCCTGATCCTGGACGGCAACCGGCGGTACGCGCAGGAGGCCGGGCTAAGCACACGTGACGCGTACCAACGGGGCGCGGACAAAGTTGACGACGTCCTCGAGTGGTGCGAGGCGCTCGGGATTCCCCAGGTCACGGTCTGGGTGCTGTCCATCGAGAACCTGGAACGCCCCGCCGACGAGGTGTTGCCGTTGCTGGGGGTCATCGAGCAGAAGATCGGCGACCTGACGCGGCATCCCGCGACGGCCCGCAGCCGGCGCCGTATCCGCGCGGTCGGCCACTTCGAGGCATTGCCCGCCTCGCTCCGCGGGGCGATCGCCGGCGCGGAGCGCGCCACCGCCGGCCACGACGGCTGTCTCTTGAACATCGCCGTCGGGTACAACGGGCGCCAGGAGATCGCGGACGCCGTCCGGTCCCTGGTCCGGACGCACTTCCGGCCGGGCATGACGGCCGAGGCCCTGGCCGGCCACTTCACTCCGGAAGAGATCGGGCGCCACATGTACGCCGGGGGCGCCGACGATCCCGACCTGATCATCCGCACGAGCGGGGAGACGCGCCTCAGCGGATTCCTGCTGTGGCAGAGCGTGTACAGCGAGTACTACTTCTGCGATGTCTACTGGCCCGCGTTCCGCCACGTCGACTTCCTGCGGGCCCTGCGCAGCTACCAGCAGCGGCAGCGGCGATTCGGCCGGTAG
- a CDS encoding cob(I)yrinic acid a,c-diamide adenosyltransferase: protein MTRIYTKTGDAGETGLFGGRRVRKDDPRVCAYGAVDELNAVLGVARAAGTPASIDPVLERLQHYLFDLGSELATPPAAAAAAGGHASHVTAAWVEALEREIDRFDDALPPLRVFILPGGTPAAAALHHARTVARRAERKIVSLAAREPVNPDLLKFVNRLSDLLFVLARAANHAAGRPDVEWHQAR from the coding sequence GTGACACGGATCTATACGAAGACGGGGGACGCCGGAGAGACCGGCCTGTTCGGCGGCCGGCGCGTCCGGAAAGACGATCCGCGGGTGTGCGCGTACGGCGCCGTCGACGAGCTGAACGCGGTGCTGGGCGTGGCGCGCGCGGCCGGGACGCCCGCGTCGATCGACCCCGTCCTCGAGCGCCTGCAGCACTACCTGTTCGACCTCGGGTCTGAGCTCGCGACGCCGCCCGCGGCCGCGGCGGCCGCGGGCGGCCACGCGAGCCACGTCACGGCGGCCTGGGTCGAGGCGCTGGAGCGGGAGATCGACCGCTTCGACGACGCGCTGCCGCCGCTGCGGGTCTTCATTCTGCCGGGCGGGACCCCCGCCGCCGCGGCCCTGCACCACGCCCGCACGGTCGCCCGCCGCGCCGAGCGCAAGATCGTGAGCCTCGCCGCACGCGAACCGGTGAACCCCGACCTGTTGAAATTCGTGAACCGGCTGTCAGACCTCTTGTTCGTCCTGGCGCGGGCCGCGAACCACGCCGCCGGCCGTCCGGACGTGGAGTGGCATCAGGCGCGGTAG